Proteins encoded in a region of the Lepeophtheirus salmonis chromosome 6, UVic_Lsal_1.4, whole genome shotgun sequence genome:
- the LOC139905712 gene encoding uncharacterized protein: MVQYNSRFIQNLAKHTGSLYQLLHVNTKFEWDSLQQRAFDEIQSNLAGCTLLVFRQDKTTENSLNGMSSSLEQWRGKIWVPLAVWSRYLVSTQRKYSAFDRRLLAVKEAFFSLSVGIGGSAVHGVLGP; the protein is encoded by the coding sequence ATGGTGCAATATAACTCAAGGTTTATACAGAACCTTGCTAAACATACCGGTTCTCTTTATCAGTTGTTGCATGTGAATACGAAATTTGAATGGGACTCTCTACAGCAGAGAGCATTCGATGAAATACAATCCAATCTAGCCGGTTGCACTCTTTTGGTGTTTCGACAAGATAAAACAACTGAAAATTCTTTAAACGGAATGAGCTCTTCCCTGGAGCAATGGCGTGGAAAAATTTGGGTCCCGCTAGCTGTTTGGTCAAGATACCTCGTCTCAACACAGCGAAAATACTCAGCATTTGATAGAAGACTCCTTGCTGTCAAGGAAGCCTTTTTCTCACTTTCGGTGGGCATTGGAGGGAGTGCAGTTCACGGTGTTCTTGGGCCATAA